One segment of Pseudooceanicola aestuarii DNA contains the following:
- a CDS encoding ABC transporter ATP-binding protein has translation MAQQDPMPAGAEIQVRGLDKRFGQLKAVDDLSIDIQSGEFLALLGPSGSGKSTVLMMLAGFEVPSGGSITIDGRDCTRLTPQKRNIGMVFQHYSLFPHMTVLDNVAFPLKMRGETRASRRHRAAEALEVVRLQGYGDRMPSQLSGGQRQRVALARAIVYQPRLLLMDEPLSALDKNLREEMQLEIKRLHSELGVTVVFVTHDQGEALTMADRVAILRGGRIQQISPARELYERPANLFSAGFIGEMNMIPAQWDGSALALGQGQRLDPPGASLIGRVPEGAATLALRPERLRVTAPDAPGALPATLEEVVYAGAGTLLIARLADGTEIRARVPSAGLPALAVGDRIGLVFDADAMLVYGETTA, from the coding sequence ATGGCGCAACAAGACCCCATGCCGGCCGGCGCCGAGATCCAGGTGCGCGGGCTCGACAAGCGGTTCGGCCAGCTGAAGGCGGTCGATGACCTGTCCATCGACATCCAGAGCGGCGAGTTCCTGGCGCTGCTTGGTCCGTCGGGGTCCGGCAAGTCCACGGTTCTCATGATGCTGGCCGGTTTCGAAGTGCCCAGCGGCGGGTCCATTACCATCGACGGCCGCGATTGCACCCGCCTGACGCCGCAAAAGCGCAATATCGGCATGGTGTTCCAGCACTATTCCCTGTTCCCGCACATGACGGTTCTCGACAACGTCGCCTTTCCGCTGAAAATGCGGGGGGAGACGCGCGCCAGCCGTCGCCACCGCGCCGCCGAGGCGCTGGAGGTCGTGCGCTTGCAGGGCTACGGCGACAGGATGCCCTCGCAATTGTCCGGCGGCCAGCGCCAGCGCGTCGCCCTGGCCCGCGCGATTGTCTACCAACCCCGATTGCTGCTGATGGACGAGCCGCTGTCCGCGCTGGACAAGAACCTGCGCGAGGAAATGCAGCTGGAGATCAAGCGGCTGCATTCCGAACTGGGCGTGACCGTCGTTTTTGTCACCCATGATCAGGGCGAGGCGCTGACCATGGCCGACCGGGTCGCCATCCTCAGGGGCGGGCGCATCCAGCAGATTTCCCCCGCGCGAGAGTTGTACGAGCGGCCAGCCAACCTGTTTTCGGCCGGGTTCATCGGCGAAATGAACATGATCCCCGCGCAATGGGACGGCAGCGCCCTGGCCCTGGGGCAGGGGCAGCGGCTGGATCCGCCGGGCGCGTCCCTGATCGGTCGGGTGCCCGAAGGGGCCGCCACGCTGGCCCTGCGCCCGGAACGGTTGCGCGTCACCGCGCCCGACGCGCCCGGGGCCTTGCCCGCCACGCTTGAGGAGGTGGTCTATGCCGGGGCCGGTACGCTGCTGATCGCGCGACTGGCGGACGGGACGGAGATCCGCGCCCGCGTGCCCTCGGCCGGGCTGCCGGCGCTGGCGGTGGGCGACCGTATCGGCCTGGTCTTCGACGCCGATGCGATGCTGGTTTACGGGGAGACGACAGCATGA
- a CDS encoding ABC transporter permease translates to MTRRPDPGRLLLMAYVYLVLIFVLAPIVVILPMAFSVPDYLTFPPEGFTLDWFGAFFGNARWMKASVFSLKIAVLTALVTVVVGTMATYALMRGAGWLGSLFQGLLITPIVVPHIALAVALYLFFQRTGLSGTVAGYVMAHAIIAMPFVVFTVAAALSSVDATLEDAAMSCGASRFDAFRLVTLPLILPNVLSGALFAFILSFDEPVISFFLAGIRDKTLPRMMFDNIEQNLTPVIPAIAVLLTGVSIFVLVSAAILRRMAQSRKMPAQDG, encoded by the coding sequence ATGACCCGTCGCCCCGATCCCGGCCGCCTGCTGCTGATGGCCTATGTCTACCTGGTCCTGATCTTCGTGCTGGCACCGATCGTGGTCATCCTGCCGATGGCCTTCAGCGTGCCCGACTACCTGACCTTTCCGCCCGAGGGGTTCACCCTGGACTGGTTCGGCGCCTTCTTCGGCAATGCGCGCTGGATGAAGGCCTCTGTCTTCTCGCTGAAGATCGCGGTGCTGACGGCTCTGGTCACGGTGGTTGTGGGCACCATGGCCACCTATGCGCTGATGCGCGGCGCGGGGTGGTTGGGCAGCCTGTTCCAGGGCCTGCTGATCACCCCCATCGTGGTGCCGCATATCGCGCTGGCCGTGGCGCTGTACCTGTTCTTCCAGCGCACGGGCCTGTCGGGCACGGTGGCCGGCTATGTCATGGCCCATGCCATCATCGCCATGCCCTTCGTGGTTTTTACCGTCGCGGCGGCGCTCAGCTCGGTCGATGCAACGCTGGAGGACGCGGCGATGAGTTGCGGCGCGTCGCGCTTCGATGCCTTCCGGCTGGTCACCCTGCCGCTGATCCTGCCCAATGTCCTGTCGGGGGCGCTGTTCGCGTTCATCCTGTCCTTTGACGAACCGGTGATCTCGTTCTTTCTGGCCGGTATCCGCGACAAGACGCTGCCCCGGATGATGTTCGACAACATCGAACAGAACCTGACGCCGGTGATCCCGGCCATCGCCGTGCTGCTGACCGGCGTTTCCATCTTTGTTCTGGTCTCCGCCGCGATCCTGCGGCGCATGGCCCAATCCCGGAAAATGCCCGCGCAAGACGGGTGA
- a CDS encoding extracellular solute-binding protein, producing MKMTKKAAMLALALLTAGTAARADELVIATTGGLMRNQMEQWFYLPFAGETGTEVIPFDIEVPDQWARAEGMVRTGNVEFDIVTATGPDLVGKADMLETIPCDSLDNVREYALPGACQPKGIARTTGGMVLTYNTETYAGNAPASWADFWDVETYPGPRGLPDTGDRDWWLPTVALLADGVAKEDLFPLDLDRAYAKLEEIRPHIAVWWKTGNQVQQIMRDNEIAMTMAYSGRALKVIQDGSPFAMAWDGAIRDTGYLAVLKDSPNPEGAMAFINFFYGAADGHPGFIQAVGYATSSTIGLSQLPEDEQKLYATYPANYDMLVDPDFEWIGANRDALRERWTNWLLQ from the coding sequence ATGAAGATGACGAAAAAGGCCGCGATGCTGGCTTTGGCCCTGCTCACGGCCGGCACGGCCGCGCGGGCGGACGAGCTGGTGATCGCCACCACGGGTGGCCTGATGCGCAACCAGATGGAGCAATGGTTCTACCTGCCGTTCGCCGGGGAAACCGGGACGGAGGTCATCCCCTTCGATATCGAGGTGCCCGACCAATGGGCCCGCGCCGAGGGCATGGTGCGGACCGGCAATGTCGAATTCGACATCGTGACCGCGACCGGCCCGGATCTGGTCGGCAAGGCCGATATGCTGGAGACGATCCCCTGCGACAGCCTGGACAACGTTCGGGAATACGCGCTGCCCGGAGCCTGCCAGCCCAAGGGCATTGCCCGCACCACCGGCGGCATGGTCCTGACCTACAACACCGAGACCTACGCCGGGAATGCGCCTGCATCCTGGGCGGATTTCTGGGACGTGGAGACCTATCCCGGTCCGCGCGGCCTGCCCGATACCGGTGACCGCGACTGGTGGCTGCCCACCGTTGCGCTTCTGGCCGACGGCGTCGCAAAAGAGGATCTGTTCCCGCTTGACCTGGACCGGGCCTATGCCAAGCTTGAGGAGATCCGCCCCCATATCGCCGTCTGGTGGAAGACCGGCAACCAGGTTCAGCAGATCATGCGCGACAACGAGATCGCGATGACGATGGCCTATTCCGGGCGCGCGCTGAAGGTCATCCAGGACGGATCGCCCTTTGCCATGGCCTGGGATGGCGCAATCCGCGATACCGGCTACCTCGCGGTGCTGAAGGACTCGCCCAATCCCGAGGGCGCGATGGCGTTCATCAATTTCTTCTACGGCGCCGCCGACGGGCATCCCGGTTTCATCCAGGCGGTGGGCTATGCGACCTCCTCCACCATCGGGCTGAGCCAGCTGCCCGAGGACGAGCAGAAGCTCTACGCGACCTATCCGGCGAATTACGACATGCTTGTCGATCCCGACTTCGAATGGATCGGCGCCAATCGCGATGCGCTGCGGGAGCGTTGGACCAACTGGCTTCTGCAATGA
- a CDS encoding ABC transporter permease: MSPARLFQPDGRALSRAGAFLLMAPFFLLIGFAFLYPLFSLLSISVTEPQVGLQNYERILDNPVYGKVLLRTLWIALMVAVLSLFLAFPVAMAMVSSGGAMAVFITACVLLPFWSSVLVRTAAWAVLLQRNGIINDALQAIGLIEAPMRLLYTQGAVVVAMTHVLMPFMVLPIYGALRNIPADYGRAAAICGAGPLRRFREVTLPLAMPGVLGGFILVFLTALGYFITPALLGSPQEMMIATLISQQLREFLDWPFAAALVGVLTLFVTAITLLFSRVFRFDRMLGGQL, from the coding sequence ATGAGCCCGGCGCGCCTTTTCCAGCCGGACGGGCGCGCCCTGTCGCGCGCGGGGGCCTTCCTGTTGATGGCGCCGTTCTTCCTGTTGATCGGCTTTGCCTTTCTTTATCCGCTGTTCAGCCTGCTGTCGATTTCGGTCACCGAACCGCAGGTCGGGCTACAGAATTACGAGCGTATTCTGGACAATCCCGTCTACGGCAAGGTGCTGCTGCGGACCTTGTGGATCGCGCTGATGGTGGCGGTTCTGTCGCTGTTTCTGGCCTTTCCGGTGGCGATGGCCATGGTGTCTTCGGGCGGGGCGATGGCCGTGTTCATCACTGCCTGCGTCCTGCTGCCGTTCTGGTCTTCGGTCCTGGTACGGACGGCGGCCTGGGCCGTGCTGCTGCAACGCAACGGCATCATCAACGACGCCTTGCAGGCCATCGGCCTGATCGAGGCGCCGATGCGTCTGCTTTATACCCAGGGTGCGGTGGTGGTGGCGATGACCCATGTGCTGATGCCGTTCATGGTGCTGCCGATCTATGGCGCGCTGCGCAACATCCCGGCCGATTACGGACGGGCGGCGGCGATCTGCGGGGCCGGGCCGTTGCGCCGGTTCCGGGAGGTGACGCTGCCGCTGGCCATGCCGGGAGTGCTGGGCGGGTTCATCCTGGTGTTCCTGACCGCGCTTGGCTATTTCATCACGCCCGCGCTGCTTGGCTCTCCGCAGGAGATGATGATCGCGACGTTGATTTCCCAGCAATTGCGCGAATTCCTCGACTGGCCGTTTGCAGCCGCGCTGGTGGGCGTGCTGACGCTGTTCGTCACCGCGATCACACTGTTGTTCAGCCGGGTCTTCCGCTTTGACCGGATGTTGGGGGGGCAGCTATGA